The following DNA comes from Corynebacterium atrinae.
ATCATTGACATGCTTGTTAGCGGCGTGCCGGCCTACAACGGCGCCTCCGGCACTGTCGCCGAACAAGACGTCCTGGCCGATTACGGTGTCTTCCTGCGAAATCTGGTGGATCTCTCCGGCATTCGCCCCCTCGTCGTCGCCGTGGACGCGGCCAACGGCATGGGCGGACACACCGTGCCGGAGGTCTTCGCGGGCCTGCCGCTGGACATCCGGCCCCTGTACTTTGAGCTCGATGGCACGTTCCCCAACCACGAGGCGAACCCATTGGACCCGAAGAACCTCGTGGATCTGCAGAAGTTCACCGTCGAGCAGGGCGCCGACATCGGCCTGGCTTTTGACGGTGACGCCGACCGCTGCTTCGTCGTGGACGAAGCGGGTGAACCTGTGAGCCCTTCGGCGATTTGCGCGATCGTCGCCAAGCGATACCTGCAGGAACATCCCGGCGCCACGATCATCCACAACCTCATCACCTCGAAGTCGGTCCCGGAGGTCATCGCCGAGAACGGCGGCACAGCCGTACGCACCCGTGTGGGCCACTCCTTCATCAAGGCCACCATGGCTGAGACCGGGGCCGTATTCGGCGGTGAGCACTCCGCGCACTACTACTTCACCGAGTTCTTTAACGCGGACTCCGGCATCCTCGCCGCTATGCACGTCCTCGCCGCCTTGGGTTCCCAGGATCTGCCGCTGAGCGAGATGATGGCTGAGTTCAACCGCTATGAAGCCTCCGGGGAGATCAACTCCACCGTCGATGACCAGGCCGCCCGCACCCAGGCCGTCCTCGATGCCTTCGCCGATCGCATCGAATCCATCGATGAGCTCGACGGCGTCACTGTGGAACTGCAAGGCACCTCCGCGTGGTTCAACGTGCGGGCCTCCAATACCGAACCCCTCCTCCGGCTAAATGTTGAGGCGCCCACTCGCGGCGAGGTAGATACCTTGGTGGAAGAGATCTTGAGCATCATCCGCGCCTAGTCCAGCCTGCTTTCAGGATCTGGCACTATTCTGGGCCGCATGGAGTCCAGCAGCTATCACGACGGATCTGCCTACGATCGGGAATCAGTGCAGTTCTATGACGTGGCACACGAGGGTGCGCAGATCCGCGCTATCGCCGGTGTCCTGCCGGAGCTGGCCACCTTGCGTGGCCTCACCCCCCGCAGCCTGGTGGTAGTCGCGACTGACCTGGTGGCGCGGGCGTCGGCACGCTTTGCCGTCTCAATCCGCAGCCCCCTGCGGCTGCCCATTGTGGTGACGGGGGAATTGCCCACCTACGTCGGGCCGCTCGATGTGGTGATGGTGGTGGGGGACCGCGCCGAAGACCCGCAGATCTCGCAAGAACTCATCACTGCGGATCGTCGGGGCGCGCTGAGCATCCTCGTGGGGCCCGCTCAAGGCCCCATCATCGTTGATGCCCCCGCCCGCACCATCCTCGTGCCAGCCCTGCCGACCGTCGTTGGGGCCTCCCCGGCGCGCACCATCGCCTCCGTGTCTACGGTTCTCGACCTGCTGGAGGAGGATCCCAGCCTCATCGAGCAGCGCCTGGAGGACACCGCCAGTGCGATCGACGCCGAATTGGAACAGTTGTCCCCGGAGCGCGATAGCTTGGTCAACCCCGGCCGCCAATTGCGCGAATTTGCCGACGGTGCCCGGCTCATCCACACGGCTCATACCCGGGCGGAGTTCGGCATCGCGGAACTCATGGCCGCCCTGTGGACCACCAAGGGCATCCCTTCCGGAGCCGCCCCGGCCGCGGAGATCACCGTGGAGCCGACCCGTGAGGCAAGTATTTTCCATGACCCGTTCTTGGACGGACCTATCGACCTGATACCGTTGAAGACCATTGTCTGGGCTCAACAGCCCCCGGTGGTGTCCACCCAGCCCCATTCGCTTGTCGTCTCAACTGAGACCCCGCAAGCGGGGATACTGGCGGGCGCCCTCACCTTGATCACGCGCGGATTTGCCGCGACCGCCTTCGATCTCCCAGAAGACTCAGTGGAGGATTTATAACATGCAGCAGCTCACCGGTGTGCTCCGGGCCTATCCTTGGGGTTCTCGAACCCTCATCCCTGAGCTGCGGGGCTTGCCCGCGCCCTCAGACCGGCCGGAGGCCGAGCTCTGGTTCGGCGCTCACCCGGCCGGCCCGTCCACCATCGATGGTCGCCCCCTGACCGAGATCATCGCCGAAGATCCCACCGCCGCCCTAGGGCCCCGCGTCCGCGATCAATTTGGGGACGGCCTGCCCTTCCTGCTCAAGCTGCTCGCCGCCGCGGAGCCGTTGTCG
Coding sequences within:
- a CDS encoding phosphomannomutase/phosphoglucomutase, translated to MRNRESVTSVIKAYDVRGVVGRDIDADFIRETGAAFGHLLRGEGETQVVIGYDMRPSSPELAGAFAEGLNSQGINVVLLGLTSTDELYFASGTMECAGAMFTASHNPAQYNGIKMCRSGARPVGQQSGLAEIIDMLVSGVPAYNGASGTVAEQDVLADYGVFLRNLVDLSGIRPLVVAVDAANGMGGHTVPEVFAGLPLDIRPLYFELDGTFPNHEANPLDPKNLVDLQKFTVEQGADIGLAFDGDADRCFVVDEAGEPVSPSAICAIVAKRYLQEHPGATIIHNLITSKSVPEVIAENGGTAVRTRVGHSFIKATMAETGAVFGGEHSAHYYFTEFFNADSGILAAMHVLAALGSQDLPLSEMMAEFNRYEASGEINSTVDDQAARTQAVLDAFADRIESIDELDGVTVELQGTSAWFNVRASNTEPLLRLNVEAPTRGEVDTLVEEILSIIRA